GGAACACAGAGGTCCAGGCGATGATACAAGTGGGGACGGTGTTGGACGTGGCGGACAACTCGGGCGCCCGGCGGGTACAGTGCATCAAGGTGCTCGGCGGGACAAGGCGGAAGTACGCCTCCGTCGGGGATGTGATCGTCGTGTCCGTCAAGGAAGCAATGCCCAATTCCAAGGTGCCCAGGGGCCACGTGGCCAGAGCGGTAGTGGTGCGGACCGCGAAGGAGCTCAGCCGCGTGGATGGTTCGTACATTCGCTTCGACAACAACTCGGCGGTCCTGATCGACAACCAGAAGGAGCCGGTGGGCACGCGCATCTTCGGTCCGGTGGCACGGGAACTGCGCGCGAAACGCTTCATGAAGATCGTATCGCTGGCGCCGGAGGTCTTGTAGCGATGAGCCTGTTCGTCCGCAAAGATGACACCGTGATGGTCGTGACCGGGAGGGAACGAGGGAAGACCGGCAAGGTCATCAAGGTGTTGCCGGGCAAGAGCCGCCTGTTCATCGAACGGGTGAATCTCGTGAAGCGGCACACCAAGCCGCGCAGCGCCCAGCAGCCCGGGGGAATCGTGGAGAAGGAAGCCTCCATCCACGTCTCCAACGTCATGCTCATGTGCGATCCGTGCAACGCCCCGGTGCGCGTGGGCTACAAGTTTCTCGAGGACGGCGAGAAGGTACGCATCTGCCGGCGTTGCGGTCAGGGCTTGGGCTAGGCACCCCGCAACTTTTGGATTAAACGATGGTAAGGCTGGAACAGAAA
The nucleotide sequence above comes from Deltaproteobacteria bacterium. Encoded proteins:
- the rplN gene encoding 50S ribosomal protein L14, which gives rise to MIQVGTVLDVADNSGARRVQCIKVLGGTRRKYASVGDVIVVSVKEAMPNSKVPRGHVARAVVVRTAKELSRVDGSYIRFDNNSAVLIDNQKEPVGTRIFGPVARELRAKRFMKIVSLAPEVL
- the rplX gene encoding 50S ribosomal protein L24: MSLFVRKDDTVMVVTGRERGKTGKVIKVLPGKSRLFIERVNLVKRHTKPRSAQQPGGIVEKEASIHVSNVMLMCDPCNAPVRVGYKFLEDGEKVRICRRCGQGLG